One Beggiatoa leptomitoformis DNA segment encodes these proteins:
- a CDS encoding HesA/MoeB/ThiF family protein, with amino-acid sequence MDDNQLLRYSRQILLPQVGITGQERLQQSKVLIIGMGGLGSPAAMYLAAAGIGQLYICDFDTVELSNLQRQIIHNTADIGRLKVESAKTKLQALNPLIQITSIAHQLTEHALLEIVQQMDVVLDCTDNLTTRFAINAACVNAHKPLVSGAAIRLEGQIAVFHTDKNSPCYRCLFNHEIEPIETCSQTGVIAPLLGILGSMQALEAMKLLMNIGEPLIGQMLLFDAMSAESCYVKLIKNPHCPHCGQLS; translated from the coding sequence ATGGATGATAACCAACTACTCCGTTATAGCCGTCAAATTCTTCTGCCACAAGTAGGCATTACAGGACAAGAACGACTACAACAAAGTAAGGTGTTAATTATTGGCATGGGGGGATTAGGCTCACCCGCTGCCATGTATTTAGCCGCTGCAGGCATTGGGCAATTATATATATGTGATTTTGATACTGTTGAACTCTCTAATTTACAACGTCAAATTATTCACAACACCGCAGATATTGGACGTTTAAAAGTAGAATCGGCTAAGACTAAATTACAAGCCCTAAACCCGCTCATTCAAATTACATCCATCGCCCACCAACTGACAGAACATGCGTTACTAGAAATAGTGCAACAAATGGATGTCGTTCTTGATTGTACAGACAATCTAACCACCCGTTTTGCCATTAACGCCGCTTGTGTCAACGCCCATAAACCACTTGTATCAGGTGCGGCTATCCGTTTAGAAGGACAAATTGCTGTTTTTCACACCGATAAAAATAGCCCTTGTTACCGCTGTTTATTCAACCATGAAATAGAACCGATAGAAACCTGTAGTCAAACAGGCGTTATTGCTCCCCTCTTGGGTATATTGGGCAGTATGCAAGCACTAGAAGCAATGAAATTACTCATGAATATTGGCGAACCATTAATAGGACAAATGCTGCTATTTGACGCGATGAGCGCGGAATCCTGTTATGTAAAACTCATCAAAAATCCTCACTGTCCTCACTGTGGACAACTATCATGA